In one window of Lynx canadensis isolate LIC74 chromosome A3, mLynCan4.pri.v2, whole genome shotgun sequence DNA:
- the LOC115509649 gene encoding beta-defensin 119 → MQAGRHHTLRCMGNMGICRPSCRKSEQPYLYCLNYQSCCLQSYMRISISGRETKNDWSQQNRWPKIP, encoded by the exons atgcaagctg gcAGACATCACACTCTTCGATGCATGGGAAACATGGGAATCTGTAGACCCTCTTGCAGAAAGTCTGAACAACCCTACCTCTACTGCTTAAATTATCAGTCATGCTGCCTCCAGTCCTACATGAGGATAAGCATTTCTGGCAGAGAGACGAAAAATGACTGGAGCCAACAGAATCGCTGGCCAAAAATACCTTGA